The following coding sequences lie in one Thermanaerothrix sp. genomic window:
- a CDS encoding iron-containing alcohol dehydrogenase, with protein MWEKNNSIYDVKEIRTRTTCYLGVGAIDKVDPIMESLSSMGHRKVLVVSGRSSYRTCWGKVLKAFEKHGMTYVHYDRITPNPTVDSVDEAARMAREFGATAVVAIGGGSPIDSAKSAAILMEYKDRTARDLYELKFTPLKAAPVVAINLTHGTGTEVDRFAVVSIPEKEYKPAIAYDCIYPLFAIDDPSLMTGLPEDQTRYVSIDALNHVIEACTTVAASPYSILLAKETVRLVAEYLPKALEDPKDLEARYYLLYASMIAGVAFDNGLLHYTHALEHPLSAVKPELPHGLGLAMIVPGVVKNIYPVRAQVLAEVLAPIVPGLEGDPSEAVKAAEGLEEWLFSVGVTHKLSDQGFGEEHVSKLVHLAKTTPSLDTLLSLAPVKATDQVIEDIYRCSLSPLRSSSVLR; from the coding sequence TTGTGGGAGAAGAACAACTCCATATATGACGTGAAGGAGATAAGGACCAGGACCACCTGTTACCTGGGCGTGGGGGCCATAGATAAGGTGGACCCCATAATGGAGAGTCTTTCGTCCATGGGGCACCGGAAGGTGCTGGTGGTGTCCGGCAGGTCCTCCTACAGGACCTGTTGGGGGAAGGTGCTCAAGGCCTTTGAGAAGCACGGGATGACCTACGTGCACTACGACCGCATAACCCCCAACCCCACCGTGGACTCGGTGGACGAGGCGGCCCGGATGGCCAGGGAGTTCGGGGCCACCGCGGTGGTGGCCATAGGTGGAGGGAGCCCCATAGACTCCGCCAAGAGCGCCGCCATACTGATGGAGTACAAGGACAGGACCGCTAGGGACCTGTACGAGCTCAAGTTCACCCCGCTGAAGGCGGCGCCGGTGGTGGCCATAAACCTCACCCACGGCACCGGCACCGAGGTGGACCGCTTCGCGGTGGTGAGCATTCCGGAGAAGGAGTACAAGCCCGCCATCGCCTACGACTGCATATATCCCCTGTTCGCCATCGACGACCCGTCCCTCATGACCGGCCTTCCGGAGGACCAGACCCGGTACGTGTCCATCGACGCCCTAAACCACGTGATAGAGGCCTGCACCACCGTGGCGGCGAGCCCTTACTCCATCCTCCTGGCCAAGGAGACCGTGCGGCTGGTGGCGGAGTACCTGCCCAAGGCTCTTGAGGACCCTAAGGACTTGGAGGCTCGCTACTACCTGCTTTACGCCTCCATGATAGCCGGCGTGGCCTTCGACAACGGGCTTCTGCACTACACCCACGCCCTTGAGCATCCCCTGTCGGCGGTGAAGCCGGAGCTTCCCCACGGGCTTGGGCTTGCCATGATAGTGCCCGGGGTGGTGAAGAACATCTACCCCGTAAGGGCCCAGGTGTTGGCGGAGGTGCTCGCCCCCATAGTGCCGGGCCTTGAGGGCGACCCAAGCGAGGCCGTGAAGGCCGCGGAGGGGCTGGAGGAGTGGCTCTTCTCCGTGGGCGTGACCCACAAACTCTCGGACCAGGGATTCGGGGAGGAGCACGTGTCCAAGCTGGTCCACCTGGCCAAGACCACCCCGTCCCTTGATACCCTGCTGAGCCTTGCGCCGGTGAAGGCCACGGACCAGGTGATCGAGGACATCTACCGGTGCTCCTTGAGCCCCTTAAGGTCCTCCTCTGTCTTAAGGTAG
- a CDS encoding hydroxyethylthiazole kinase: protein MDGNELRGIALEVARRSPLVHHVTNRVASALQAKACYALKGRAIMTDLPAELPEASAMAQSGLINLGTPAEHSERAYQLAAKLFKGQRKPFLLDPVGCSSFEGRLRVGLSLCHSGPQVVKGNYGEVLALACGRVWEPSGVDAAQGRMDAQEALKLALELSNRFRCCVAATGEADVVAFDGRGAVISGGSPMGAAVPGLGCALGSVMVCAMGANVEPYRAAVWGCALFKAAAQWAQWTAPASGPEGFLKHVLDFLFLCHHGAGEGSEVESALERLEVVEC from the coding sequence ATGGACGGAAACGAGCTTAGAGGGATAGCCCTTGAGGTGGCCCGGCGGTCCCCGCTGGTGCACCACGTCACCAACCGGGTGGCCTCGGCGCTGCAGGCCAAGGCCTGTTACGCCCTTAAGGGAAGGGCCATCATGACGGACCTGCCGGCGGAACTGCCCGAGGCCTCCGCCATGGCCCAATCGGGGCTAATCAACCTGGGCACGCCGGCGGAGCACTCGGAGAGGGCATACCAGCTGGCGGCAAAGCTTTTCAAGGGGCAGCGGAAACCCTTTCTACTTGACCCGGTGGGGTGTTCTTCCTTTGAGGGGCGGCTCCGCGTGGGGCTTAGCCTTTGCCACTCGGGGCCGCAGGTGGTGAAGGGCAATTACGGGGAGGTCCTGGCGCTGGCGTGTGGCAGGGTTTGGGAGCCCTCGGGGGTTGACGCGGCCCAAGGTAGGATGGACGCGCAAGAGGCGCTGAAGCTGGCGCTGGAGCTGTCCAATAGGTTTCGGTGCTGCGTGGCGGCCACCGGCGAAGCCGACGTGGTGGCCTTCGATGGGAGGGGGGCGGTGATAAGCGGCGGAAGCCCCATGGGGGCCGCGGTGCCGGGGCTTGGGTGCGCCTTGGGATCCGTCATGGTCTGCGCCATGGGGGCCAATGTAGAGCCCTACAGGGCGGCGGTGTGGGGATGCGCCCTCTTCAAGGCCGCCGCCCAGTGGGCCCAATGGACAGCGCCTGCCTCAGGCCCCGAGGGTTTCCTTAAGCACGTGCTGGACTTCCTCTTCCTGTGCCATCACGGGGCCGGGGAAGGGTCGGAAGTGGAGAGCGCCCTTGAGAGACTGGAGGTGGTGGAATGCTAA
- a CDS encoding DeoR/GlpR family DNA-binding transcription regulator, with product MLPEERRAAVLARVNLGATSVAQIAREIGASEATVRRDLRDLEERGLIRRTHGGALPAGYGAELSFKEKRIRNLEEKRAIGRAAAELVRDGERVFIDSGTTTLQAARCLAGRRITVATNSLDVAQLFMADPAVELWVIGGIMRKGPRSLVGFLADLSLENLRFDAAFIGANGVDPEFGASTPNHEEANTKRLMLKAAGRSYLLADHTKLKVQTGCRMFPLEDLECLVTDWGAREEDVRDLASLVPVIQVAEDLTWKRWG from the coding sequence TTGCTGCCGGAGGAGCGCCGGGCGGCGGTGCTTGCCCGGGTAAACCTGGGGGCCACGTCGGTGGCCCAGATAGCCCGGGAGATAGGGGCATCGGAGGCAACGGTTAGGCGGGACCTCAGGGACCTTGAGGAGCGGGGGCTCATAAGGCGCACCCACGGAGGGGCGCTGCCCGCGGGCTACGGGGCGGAGCTGTCCTTCAAGGAGAAGCGCATAAGGAACCTGGAGGAGAAGCGGGCCATAGGCCGGGCGGCGGCGGAGCTGGTCCGGGACGGGGAGCGGGTATTCATAGATTCCGGCACCACCACCCTTCAGGCGGCCCGGTGCCTTGCGGGCAGGCGGATCACGGTGGCCACCAACTCCCTGGACGTGGCGCAGCTCTTCATGGCGGACCCGGCGGTGGAGCTTTGGGTGATAGGGGGGATCATGCGGAAGGGCCCCCGGTCCCTGGTGGGGTTCCTGGCGGACCTGAGCCTTGAGAATCTGCGGTTTGACGCGGCGTTCATAGGGGCCAACGGAGTGGATCCCGAATTTGGGGCCAGCACTCCAAACCACGAGGAGGCAAACACCAAGCGTCTCATGCTGAAGGCGGCGGGCCGTTCGTACCTCTTGGCGGACCACACGAAGCTCAAGGTTCAGACCGGGTGCCGCATGTTTCCCCTGGAGGATCTGGAGTGTCTTGTAACCGACTGGGGGGCTAGGGAAGAGGACGTAAGGGACCTGGCGTCCCTCGTGCCGGTTATCCAGGTGGCGGAGGACCTCACATGGAAGAGATGGGGATAG
- a CDS encoding fructose-specific PTS transporter subunit EIIC: MAKIVAVTSCPTGIAHTYMAAEALKLAAREMGHEIKVETRGSAGAENLLSAEDIALSDGVIIAADTKVEKDRFHGKRVLSVSTGEAIKDSKGLIERLLKEPVPEEKAKGGAGHKEAPQAQTPAKAPAKGVYKHLMTGVSYMIPLVVAGGLSIAVSFAFGIKAFEQEGTLAWALMKIGGGAAFALMVPVLSAYMAYSIADRPGLAPGFIGGMLASQIGSGFLGGIASGFIAGYSALFISQKVRLPKGLQGLMPVLVIPLISSLITGLLMLYVVGTPVKALMDATTGALKGMSASNAALLGLLLGAMMAFDMGGPINKAAYTFAVGLLGSGSFEPMAAVMAAGMTPPLGIALASMIFPGKFSGEEREAAKASGVLGLSFITEGAIPFAAADPIRVIPSIMAGSALAGALSMGFHCTLRAPHGGVFVLPIPGAVGNLGMYALSIALGAGLTAVMLGVLKSPKE, encoded by the coding sequence ATGGCTAAGATAGTGGCGGTAACTTCCTGCCCCACCGGCATAGCCCACACCTACATGGCGGCGGAGGCGTTAAAACTGGCCGCCAGGGAGATGGGACACGAGATAAAGGTGGAGACCCGGGGATCCGCAGGAGCGGAGAACCTTCTAAGCGCCGAGGACATAGCCCTGTCGGACGGGGTGATCATAGCGGCGGACACCAAGGTTGAGAAGGACCGCTTCCACGGCAAGCGGGTGCTGTCGGTATCAACCGGGGAGGCCATAAAGGACTCCAAGGGGCTCATAGAGCGGCTGTTGAAGGAACCGGTCCCGGAGGAGAAGGCCAAAGGCGGCGCGGGGCATAAGGAGGCCCCCCAAGCCCAGACCCCGGCGAAAGCTCCAGCCAAGGGGGTATACAAGCACCTCATGACGGGGGTTTCCTACATGATACCCCTGGTGGTGGCCGGCGGGCTCTCCATAGCCGTTTCGTTCGCCTTCGGCATAAAGGCCTTCGAGCAGGAGGGCACGTTGGCGTGGGCGCTGATGAAGATAGGCGGCGGCGCGGCCTTCGCCCTCATGGTTCCGGTGCTCTCCGCGTACATGGCCTACTCGATCGCGGACCGTCCCGGCCTGGCCCCCGGCTTCATAGGCGGCATGCTGGCAAGCCAGATAGGCTCAGGCTTCCTTGGGGGCATAGCCTCGGGGTTCATCGCGGGCTACAGCGCCCTGTTCATATCCCAAAAGGTACGGCTGCCCAAGGGTCTTCAGGGGCTGATGCCGGTTCTGGTGATACCCCTTATTTCCTCCCTCATCACCGGACTGCTCATGCTCTACGTGGTTGGGACCCCCGTAAAGGCCCTCATGGACGCCACCACCGGGGCTTTAAAGGGCATGAGCGCCTCCAACGCCGCCTTGCTGGGACTGCTCCTTGGGGCCATGATGGCCTTTGACATGGGGGGCCCCATAAACAAGGCGGCGTACACCTTCGCGGTGGGGCTTCTAGGGAGCGGCTCCTTCGAGCCCATGGCGGCGGTGATGGCGGCGGGTATGACCCCTCCGCTTGGGATAGCCTTGGCCTCCATGATCTTCCCCGGCAAGTTCTCGGGGGAGGAGCGGGAGGCCGCGAAGGCCTCGGGGGTGCTGGGCCTGTCGTTCATCACCGAGGGGGCCATACCCTTCGCCGCGGCGGACCCCATAAGGGTCATCCCCTCAATAATGGCGGGTTCCGCCCTGGCGGGGGCGCTTTCCATGGGCTTCCACTGCACGCTGAGGGCCCCCCACGGAGGCGTCTTCGTCCTCCCCATACCAGGAGCGGTTGGGAACCTCGGTATGTACGCCCTTTCCATAGCCTTGGGCGCAGGCCTCACCGCGGTGATGCTTGGGGTCCTCAAGTCCCCAAAGGAGTAG
- a CDS encoding DMT family transporter has protein sequence MASPGLRGLVWLNLAVALFGMSGVASSWLDMPSWFVTISRCLISSASLFPVLKLLKIPPIKGRDRLWAAGGGAILALHWWSFFQSIRVSSVAVGTFAFASFPLFTMGLEALLGISRPSARDLILGGGILAGIGVMASSRGLGGLSLAGILWGLTSSATFAGLAVLNSRLVKGNNPFRVACIQQWWAFLLLSPGLLLNPTPAMTLPKLLGLLSMGVLFTALAHGLFIASMGTVSPSKAALVSGLEPVYATALAMMLLGQTPSTGEAVGGAMVLIFALAATAGNTRKEQ, from the coding sequence ATGGCATCACCGGGCCTTCGGGGGCTCGTATGGCTCAACCTGGCGGTGGCTCTCTTCGGCATGAGCGGGGTGGCGTCCTCCTGGCTCGACATGCCCTCCTGGTTCGTGACCATAAGCCGGTGTCTTATCTCGTCCGCTTCCCTCTTTCCGGTTCTCAAGCTCCTTAAGATCCCCCCCATAAAAGGACGGGACCGCCTTTGGGCCGCCGGGGGCGGGGCCATATTGGCCCTGCACTGGTGGAGCTTCTTCCAATCCATAAGGGTCTCTTCCGTGGCGGTGGGGACCTTTGCGTTCGCCTCCTTTCCGCTCTTCACCATGGGGTTGGAGGCCCTTCTTGGCATCTCAAGGCCCTCCGCCAGGGATCTTATCTTAGGCGGCGGCATCCTGGCGGGCATAGGGGTCATGGCCTCGAGCCGGGGCTTGGGGGGGTTGAGCCTTGCGGGTATCCTCTGGGGCCTTACGTCCAGCGCCACCTTCGCGGGCCTTGCGGTCCTCAACTCCCGGCTGGTGAAGGGCAACAACCCCTTCCGGGTGGCATGCATCCAACAGTGGTGGGCCTTCCTGCTCCTATCCCCGGGGCTTCTCTTAAACCCAACGCCGGCGATGACCCTGCCCAAGCTCTTGGGGCTACTATCCATGGGGGTCCTCTTCACCGCCCTGGCCCACGGGCTATTCATAGCCTCCATGGGCACCGTGAGCCCCTCCAAGGCGGCGCTGGTCTCCGGCCTGGAGCCGGTTTACGCCACCGCTCTTGCGATGATGCTTCTTGGGCAGACGCCATCCACCGGAGAGGCCGTAGGCGGGGCCATGGTGCTGATCTTCGCCCTTGCCGCAACCGCGGGGAACACCAGAAAAGAACAATAA
- the thiW gene encoding energy coupling factor transporter S component ThiW — MKVDEGRKVLSSPATKRLAVAGLLAGTAVALSGFWFPLGPAKCYPFQHGINVLAGVLLGPWWAAGCAAAGSLLRVALGTGTLFAFPGSIPGAIMAGIGARLLRRPIGAAVFEMMGTCIAGAYLASAFVGPAMGKDVPFRFLALGFAASSVPGSILGALTAHVVRKRGFLDPCGAYEDKGAQAN; from the coding sequence ATGAAGGTAGATGAGGGGCGTAAAGTTCTCAGTTCCCCCGCCACAAAGCGCCTTGCCGTTGCGGGGCTCCTGGCGGGGACGGCGGTTGCCCTTTCGGGGTTTTGGTTTCCCTTAGGCCCCGCCAAGTGCTACCCCTTTCAGCATGGTATTAACGTGCTGGCGGGAGTTCTCCTGGGGCCCTGGTGGGCGGCGGGGTGCGCCGCCGCTGGGAGCCTGCTCAGGGTGGCCTTGGGGACCGGCACCCTCTTCGCCTTTCCTGGAAGCATACCCGGGGCGATCATGGCGGGGATTGGGGCGAGGCTCCTAAGGCGCCCCATCGGGGCGGCCGTCTTCGAGATGATGGGCACATGCATAGCCGGGGCTTACCTGGCCTCCGCCTTCGTGGGGCCCGCCATGGGGAAGGACGTGCCATTTCGATTCCTCGCCCTGGGGTTCGCCGCCAGCAGCGTGCCGGGCTCCATCCTGGGGGCATTAACGGCCCACGTGGTCCGCAAGAGGGGCTTCCTTGATCCTTGCGGAGCTTACGAAGACAAGGGGGCTCAAGCCAATTGA
- a CDS encoding PTS sugar transporter subunit IIA produces MIGELLTAGRVLLDLRENRKDLILERLGQALRRDGIVTDLKGYLADVADREALGTTGVGHGVAIPHAKSSHVARPGIAMGRTIEGVDVGSLDGTKARIFFLIAVPKEDHGEHLKALSSIARLLMHQRFREGLLSASSSEEAYGLICQMEGELD; encoded by the coding sequence ATGATTGGGGAGCTGTTAACTGCGGGCAGGGTTCTCCTGGACCTTAGGGAGAACCGGAAGGACCTGATCCTGGAGCGTCTTGGCCAGGCGTTGCGGAGGGACGGGATCGTCACGGATCTTAAGGGGTATCTTGCGGACGTGGCAGATCGGGAGGCACTGGGCACCACCGGGGTAGGGCACGGGGTGGCTATCCCCCACGCCAAATCCTCCCACGTGGCGCGTCCTGGGATCGCCATGGGCAGAACCATTGAGGGCGTCGACGTGGGATCCCTGGACGGCACGAAGGCCAGGATATTCTTCCTCATCGCGGTGCCTAAGGAAGACCACGGGGAACACCTCAAAGCGCTTTCCAGCATAGCAAGGCTTCTCATGCACCAACGCTTCCGGGAGGGGCTTCTGTCCGCCTCTTCCTCGGAGGAGGCTTACGGTTTGATCTGCCAGATGGAGGGAGAGCTGGACTAG
- the nadA gene encoding quinolinate synthase NadA: protein MQITSSSQLKPRRRGEKPQTQKSKRRPEEMDLNEVRSEILRLKEAKGAVILAHNYQIPQVQDVADLVGDSFQLSRAAARTDHRIIVFCGVRFMAESAKILSPNKKVLLPEPAAGCPMADMVAPEDLRRLKEKHPGVPVVCYVNTSAEVKGECHVCCTSSNASKVVRSLNAREVIFAPDRNLARYVQKAVPEVRIIPWEGFCPTHERMTREQVEAALSEHPSALFMAHPECPEEVVQMAHFVGSTSQMLDFAASSDAMEFIVGTEEGMLHGLKKRCPHKTFHTLSPAPVCPNMKRTTLSSILRSLKEETQEIILPQDTIDRARASLERMLEVV, encoded by the coding sequence ATGCAAATCACAAGCTCCTCGCAGCTGAAACCGCGGCGGCGGGGGGAAAAGCCTCAAACTCAAAAATCCAAAAGGAGACCGGAGGAAATGGATCTCAACGAAGTAAGGTCCGAAATCCTTCGCCTCAAGGAGGCGAAGGGGGCTGTAATCCTGGCCCACAACTATCAGATCCCACAGGTGCAGGACGTGGCGGATCTGGTGGGGGATTCCTTTCAGCTGAGCCGGGCGGCCGCCAGAACGGACCACCGGATCATCGTCTTCTGCGGCGTAAGGTTCATGGCGGAGAGCGCCAAGATCCTCTCCCCCAACAAAAAGGTGCTCCTGCCGGAACCTGCGGCGGGATGCCCCATGGCGGACATGGTGGCGCCAGAGGACCTGCGGCGCCTCAAGGAGAAACACCCCGGCGTGCCGGTGGTCTGTTACGTCAACACCTCCGCGGAGGTCAAGGGGGAGTGCCACGTATGCTGCACCTCCTCCAACGCCTCCAAGGTGGTGCGCTCCCTCAACGCAAGAGAGGTCATATTCGCCCCGGACCGAAACCTGGCCCGGTACGTGCAAAAAGCGGTGCCGGAGGTGCGGATAATCCCCTGGGAGGGCTTCTGCCCCACCCATGAGCGCATGACCCGGGAGCAGGTGGAGGCGGCCCTTTCGGAGCACCCTTCCGCGCTGTTCATGGCCCACCCGGAGTGCCCCGAAGAGGTGGTGCAGATGGCCCACTTCGTGGGAAGCACATCCCAGATGCTTGACTTCGCCGCCTCCTCCGACGCCATGGAGTTCATCGTGGGCACCGAGGAGGGGATGCTGCACGGGCTTAAAAAACGCTGCCCCCACAAGACCTTCCACACCCTCTCCCCCGCCCCGGTGTGCCCCAACATGAAGCGCACCACCCTTTCCTCCATACTCCGTTCCCTCAAGGAGGAGACCCAGGAGATAATCCTGCCCCAGGACACCATAGACCGGGCCAGGGCCTCGCTGGAGCGGATGCTGGAGGTGGTATGA
- the thiE gene encoding thiamine phosphate synthase, producing the protein MLNQWDLSRKLAVYGILDSSLGEPRKIVDLALEAASKGVKSLQLRCKGLDGMDVYRIARGLVEACGPLGCLILVNDRLDVALAARAQGVHLGQRDLPIGEARRIAPEGFIIGATARIPEDAARAELDGASYIGAGAAFPSPTKDDTVVIGPQGIARVARAVKIPCVAIGGINEDNVAALKGAGVAGIAMCGGLFGPFGVREGAVKGALTAVRG; encoded by the coding sequence ATGCTAAACCAGTGGGATCTGTCCCGGAAGCTGGCGGTATACGGAATCCTGGACTCCTCCCTGGGGGAGCCCCGTAAGATCGTGGACCTAGCCCTTGAGGCCGCCTCCAAGGGGGTGAAGTCCCTTCAGCTTCGCTGCAAGGGCCTTGACGGGATGGACGTGTACCGGATCGCCAGAGGCCTCGTGGAGGCCTGCGGCCCCCTGGGCTGTCTCATCCTGGTGAACGACCGGCTGGACGTGGCGCTGGCGGCTAGGGCCCAGGGGGTGCACCTGGGGCAGAGGGACCTCCCCATAGGGGAGGCCCGGCGGATAGCCCCGGAGGGTTTCATCATCGGGGCAACCGCCAGGATCCCGGAGGACGCCGCAAGGGCGGAACTAGATGGGGCCTCATACATCGGAGCCGGCGCCGCCTTCCCCTCCCCCACCAAGGACGACACGGTGGTCATAGGGCCCCAAGGCATAGCCCGGGTGGCGCGGGCGGTTAAGATCCCCTGCGTGGCCATAGGGGGGATAAACGAAGACAACGTGGCGGCCCTTAAGGGGGCGGGGGTTGCGGGGATAGCCATGTGCGGAGGGCTCTTCGGGCCTTTTGGCGTGAGGGAAGGGGCGGTGAAAGGGGCCCTCACGGCGGTAAGGGGCTGA
- a CDS encoding putative DNA modification/repair radical SAM protein — protein MEKLKILGESARFDASCAPVRERHEAGLVPGVWLANRCRVLKVLMSNRCAYDCAYCVNRASAPVPRASFEPRELASIFEDLLRGGVVEGLFLSSAVDISPDRTMERMLEALRLIRREMGFGGYVHAKVIPGASWGLIGQLCSLATRVSVNLEVPRDDMLKLLAPQKEAPAILGPMGKVASMAEELKALGQLKGGQTTQIILGAGDETDREVLSVSHALYRRFNLRRVYYSAYVPVIQDQRLPHSPPDRLRELRAYQGDFLIRDYGFTPKEILGDREFLDRDLDPKTGWALRNYHLFPLDANRAEVEELMRVPGIGPKGAMAMVRARRAGALRREDLRRLGIRSWLAPLFLSFRGRDGTPPLEDPRSIRRLIIESKASSGRLFPAEEEMA, from the coding sequence ATGGAGAAGCTCAAGATCCTAGGCGAGTCCGCCCGGTTCGACGCCTCCTGCGCCCCCGTGAGGGAGAGGCACGAGGCGGGCCTCGTTCCGGGGGTATGGCTCGCCAACCGGTGCCGGGTGCTGAAGGTGCTGATGAGCAACCGGTGTGCCTACGACTGCGCCTACTGCGTGAACCGCGCCAGCGCCCCGGTGCCCAGGGCATCCTTCGAGCCCCGGGAGCTGGCGTCCATCTTCGAGGATCTGTTAAGGGGCGGTGTGGTGGAGGGGCTGTTCCTCAGCTCCGCGGTGGATATCTCCCCCGACAGGACCATGGAGAGGATGCTGGAGGCCTTAAGGCTCATCCGCCGTGAGATGGGCTTCGGGGGTTACGTGCACGCCAAGGTGATACCCGGCGCCTCATGGGGTCTCATAGGACAGCTCTGTTCCCTGGCCACCCGGGTGAGCGTGAACCTGGAGGTGCCGCGGGACGACATGCTGAAGCTGCTGGCCCCTCAGAAGGAGGCTCCCGCCATACTGGGGCCCATGGGGAAGGTGGCGTCCATGGCGGAGGAGCTGAAGGCCCTGGGGCAGTTGAAGGGGGGGCAGACCACCCAGATCATCCTAGGGGCGGGGGACGAGACGGACCGGGAGGTGCTTTCCGTGTCACACGCCCTTTACCGTCGCTTCAACCTCCGCCGGGTCTACTACTCCGCCTACGTGCCGGTGATCCAGGACCAACGGCTTCCCCACAGCCCGCCGGACAGGCTGCGGGAGCTCCGGGCCTATCAGGGGGACTTCCTCATCCGGGATTACGGCTTCACCCCAAAGGAGATACTGGGGGACCGGGAGTTCCTGGACAGGGATCTGGACCCCAAGACCGGCTGGGCCCTGAGGAACTATCATCTCTTCCCGTTAGACGCCAACCGGGCGGAGGTGGAGGAGCTCATGCGGGTCCCGGGCATAGGCCCCAAGGGGGCCATGGCCATGGTAAGGGCAAGGCGAGCCGGAGCTCTGCGGCGGGAGGACCTACGGCGGCTTGGGATCCGCTCGTGGCTTGCCCCCCTTTTCCTGTCCTTTAGGGGTCGCGATGGCACCCCACCTTTGGAGGATCCTCGCTCCATACGGCGTCTTATAATCGAATCCAAGGCATCCTCGGGCAGGTTGTTCCCAGCGGAGGAGGAAATGGCTTAG
- a CDS encoding 1-phosphofructokinase family hexose kinase: MEEMGIATVTLNPAKDRTVFVHGLKVGEVNRAQSDHVGAAGKGINVASFLGDYGHRDVTALGIMGEEDLSFFMESLRKRGVRGCFTVVPGRVRENIKVSDLLTHAVTDINLPGLNWRPWMLGSIEDAIRGCGASVVVLSGSLPPGCPKDTWAHLTRFAKDLGKRVIVDTSGEPLRLALEARPHGIKPNLKELSEVLSLKEGPGEILEAAVELREAGISVGALSLGAEGALFFSKDETLLARPPKVEALTTVGAGDAMVAAMALGMAGGMTLRETASLGAAFAICAITKLDPPRVEPHRAMELARRIKISEVGA; the protein is encoded by the coding sequence ATGGAAGAGATGGGGATAGCCACGGTTACCCTCAACCCCGCCAAGGACAGGACCGTCTTCGTCCATGGCCTCAAGGTGGGGGAGGTAAACAGGGCACAAAGCGACCACGTGGGGGCCGCCGGGAAGGGCATAAACGTGGCCTCCTTCCTGGGGGACTACGGCCACCGGGACGTCACTGCGCTGGGGATCATGGGGGAAGAGGACCTTAGCTTCTTCATGGAGTCCCTTCGCAAGCGGGGCGTACGGGGGTGTTTCACCGTAGTTCCGGGCAGGGTGCGGGAGAACATAAAGGTGTCGGACCTTCTGACCCACGCCGTGACGGACATCAACCTTCCGGGCCTCAATTGGCGGCCCTGGATGCTGGGGTCCATCGAGGACGCCATCAGGGGGTGTGGAGCATCGGTGGTGGTGCTGTCCGGGAGCCTGCCTCCTGGGTGCCCTAAGGACACGTGGGCGCACCTTACCAGGTTCGCAAAGGATCTGGGCAAAAGGGTGATCGTGGACACCAGCGGGGAACCCCTGCGGCTTGCCCTTGAGGCCCGTCCCCACGGGATAAAGCCCAACCTTAAGGAGCTGTCGGAGGTCTTAAGCCTCAAGGAGGGCCCCGGCGAAATCCTGGAGGCGGCGGTGGAGCTCCGGGAGGCGGGGATCTCGGTGGGGGCCCTGTCCCTTGGGGCGGAGGGGGCGTTGTTCTTCTCAAAGGACGAGACCCTGCTCGCAAGGCCCCCCAAGGTGGAGGCCCTCACCACCGTGGGGGCGGGGGACGCCATGGTGGCCGCCATGGCGCTGGGGATGGCTGGGGGGATGACCTTAAGGGAGACCGCCTCCCTTGGGGCCGCCTTCGCCATCTGCGCCATAACCAAGCTGGACCCGCCGAGGGTGGAGCCCCATAGGGCCATGGAGCTCGCAAGGCGGATAAAGATATCGGAGGTGGGAGCATGA